A single genomic interval of Helianthus annuus cultivar XRQ/B chromosome 6, HanXRQr2.0-SUNRISE, whole genome shotgun sequence harbors:
- the LOC110863912 gene encoding lysine histidine transporter 1, which translates to MASGCDSRTAEEKKLDEWLPVTSSRNAKWWYSAFHNVTAMVGAGVLSLPYALSELGWGFGITVLSMSWVITLYTLWQMVEMHEMVPGKRFDRYHELGQHAFGERLGLFIVVPQQLVVEVGTCIVYMVTGGKSLQKFHQSVCPDCKPIRTTYFILIFSSVHFVLAHLPNFNSISTVSLAAAVMSLSYSVIAWTASLGKGTQEDVDYSLRSKDLVGQMFGMFTALGDVAFAYAGHSVVLEIQATIPSTPEKPSKGPMWLGVVVAYIIVAVCYFPVAVIGYHTFGNLVDDNILITLDHPRWLVAIANMFVVFHVIGGYQIFSMPVYDMIETFLVKSMKCKPSATLRFTVRTSFVAITTFIAITFPFFGGLLGFFGGFALAPTTYYLPCIIWLIVRKPERWSITWCINWICIVIGVLLMILAPIGGLRLIIKSVGSYQFYS; encoded by the exons ATGGCGTCTGGTTGTGATTCAAGGACTGCTGAGGAAAAAAAACTTGATGAATGGCTTCCGGTCACTTCATCAAGAAACGCAAAGTGGTGGTACTCAGCTTTTCACAATGTCACTGCCATGGTTGGCGCCGGTGTCCTCAGTCTTCCTTACGCGCTATCGGAACTTGGATG GGGGTTTGGAATCACGGTGCTGTCCATGTCTTGGGTTATCACATTGTATACATTGTGGCAAATGGTGGAGATGCATGAAATGGTTCCTGGCAAGCGGTTTGACAGGTACCACGAGCTCGGCCAACATGCTTTTGGTGAAAGGCTTGGGCTCTTTATAGTTGTTCCTCAGCAACTTGTGGTGGAAGTTGGTACATGTATTGTTTACATGGTTACTGGAGGTAAATCTTTGCAGAAGTTCCACCAATCGGTTTGTCCCGATTGTAAACCTATCAGGACAACTTACTTCATCTTGATTTTTTCGTCGGTTCACTTTGTGCTTGCGCACCTCCCCAACTTTAACTCCATCTCCACAGTCTCGTTGGCAGCTGCTGTCATGTCCTTGAG TTATTCAGTAATTGCTTGGACAGCTTCTTTGGGTAAGGGGACTCAAGAGGATGTGGACTATAGCTTGAGGTCAAAAGACCTTGTCGGACAAATGTTTGGCATGTTCACCGCTTTGGGAGATGTGGCTTTCGCGTATGCTGGTCACAGCGTGGTCTTGGAAATCCAAGCAACCATCCCTTCGACTCCTGAAAAGCCATCAAAGGGCCCAATGTGGTTAGGTGTTGTCGTTGCATATATTATTGTCGCCGTTTGCTACTTTCCTGTTGCGGTTATTGGATACCATACATTTGGCAACCTCGTTGATGACAACATCCTCATCACTCTTGATCACCCAAGATGGCTTGTTGCCATTGCTAACATGTTTGTCGTCTTTCATGTCATTGGTGGATATCAG ATTTTTTCGATGCCGGTGTATGACATGATTGAAACCTTTTTGGTGAAATCAATGAAATGCAAGCCAAGTGCTACCCTTCGATTCACCGTTCGTACATCATTTGTTG CTATTACCACTTTTATTGCAATCACATTTCCTTTCTTTGGTGGTCTTCTTGGATTCTTTGGAGGTTTTGCATTGGCACCAACAACCTATTAT CTTCCTTGCATAATTTGGCTAATAGTCAGGAAGCCTGAAAGGTGGAGCATAACTTGGTGCATAAATTGG ATTTGCATAGTGATTGGTGTTCTATTAATGATTCTGGCACCCATTGGAGGCCTAAGGTTAATCATCAAGTCAGTTGGGAGCTACCAATTTTACTCATGA